In the Thermodesulfovibrio yellowstonii DSM 11347 genome, one interval contains:
- a CDS encoding cobyric acid synthase, with protein sequence MAKLLMIQGTSSNCGKSLIVTALCRITKNRGIKVAPFKAQNMSLQSFITEDGGEIGLAQAIQAEAAGVVPNVHMNPVLLKPSGQQGIQIVVHGKLYKTLNSIDFYSEKKKLWENVTDSLNYLLKEHDFLIIEGAGSPAEINLLEKDIVNMAVAEYLKAPVILVGDIDRGGVFASLYGTVKLLEKYDSLFKGFIINKFRGHVDILSPGIKKLEELINKPCLGVVPYLDETGISDEDGVSMRLINFFAQKVNAPVKIVVLRLRYISNFNDFEPLRFEPDTELMYSLKKEDLLSADIIIIPGSKKTFEDLKLLRELKIDQTLRELAKNGVEIIGICGGFQMLGEKLIDPYMVESSLREFDGIGLLPVETLFYPEKITTQVEGCLCSEPSIKITGYEIHKGITYGHLGLFKITRTSMNQTLFDGIVCGNVWGTYIHGIFESDSLRRWLINRHRVKKGLNPIDYSFSWKKLKESFIDTLANTIEKNLDINRVWEIAGL encoded by the coding sequence ATGGCTAAGTTATTAATGATACAAGGGACATCTTCAAACTGTGGGAAAAGTTTAATTGTTACTGCTTTGTGTAGAATCACTAAAAACAGGGGTATAAAAGTTGCGCCTTTTAAGGCTCAAAATATGAGCCTTCAGAGTTTTATTACAGAAGATGGAGGAGAAATAGGTCTGGCTCAGGCAATTCAGGCAGAGGCAGCGGGTGTAGTTCCTAATGTTCATATGAATCCTGTTTTGCTTAAACCTTCAGGGCAACAGGGTATTCAGATAGTTGTTCATGGGAAGCTTTATAAGACCTTGAACTCAATTGATTTTTACTCTGAAAAAAAGAAACTCTGGGAAAATGTCACAGATTCATTGAATTATTTACTTAAAGAACATGATTTTTTAATAATTGAAGGAGCTGGAAGCCCTGCTGAGATAAATCTTCTTGAAAAAGACATAGTGAATATGGCTGTAGCAGAGTATCTGAAAGCACCAGTTATTCTTGTAGGTGATATTGACAGGGGAGGGGTTTTTGCCTCTCTTTATGGAACTGTGAAGCTTCTTGAAAAATATGACAGTCTTTTTAAAGGTTTCATAATTAATAAATTCAGAGGCCATGTGGATATTCTTTCGCCTGGAATTAAAAAACTTGAAGAATTGATAAACAAGCCCTGTTTAGGAGTTGTTCCATATTTAGATGAAACAGGAATTTCTGATGAAGATGGAGTTTCTATGAGACTAATCAACTTTTTTGCCCAAAAAGTTAATGCACCAGTTAAGATTGTTGTTCTCAGACTAAGATATATTTCAAATTTCAATGATTTTGAGCCCTTGAGATTTGAGCCTGATACTGAGTTGATGTATTCATTAAAAAAAGAAGATCTGCTGAGTGCTGATATAATAATAATTCCTGGTTCAAAGAAAACATTTGAAGACTTAAAACTTTTGAGAGAGCTTAAGATTGACCAAACATTAAGAGAGCTTGCTAAGAACGGAGTTGAAATCATTGGAATATGTGGTGGATTTCAGATGCTTGGTGAAAAGTTAATAGATCCCTATATGGTTGAAAGTTCACTCAGAGAGTTTGATGGAATAGGTTTACTTCCTGTTGAAACATTATTTTATCCTGAAAAAATAACAACTCAGGTTGAAGGCTGTTTATGTTCAGAACCTTCAATAAAAATTACAGGTTATGAAATTCATAAAGGAATAACTTACGGACATCTCGGGCTTTTTAAAATAACAAGGACTTCAATGAATCAGACTTTATTTGATGGAATAGTCTGTGGGAATGTCTGGGGAACATATATTCATGGAATATTTGAGAGTGACAGTCTTAGAAGATGGCTTATAAATAGACACAGAGTTAAAAAGGGATTAAATCCAATTGATTATAGTTTTTCATGGAAGAAACTCAAAGAATCATTTATAGATACTCTTGCAAACACTATTGAAAAAAATCTGGATATAAATAGAGTATGGGAAATAGCTGGACTATGA
- the cobS gene encoding adenosylcobinamide-GDP ribazoletransferase: MINRFLIALSFLTVLPLKFKEINEKELIRSIIFFPFIGFLEGVFCIFLVNIFKQIFSSSVISIILLVFLFSVRGIFHIDGLSDTFDALFYKGTGQKEKDLQQRLQIMKDSVIGVAGAVALVLDVLCRFAFVKELIDINQFLIFLFMFCFSRWIVIPLMYYGKPARTTGLGVLFIGKISSWQVIISTVLPIFLLVYFTIEKNFIFLPLIALFLFFISYILKKFFERKFNGITGDHLGATVEITEIVFLICFLLGEKLWLSY; this comes from the coding sequence ATGATAAATAGATTTTTGATAGCTCTTTCGTTTTTGACAGTTTTACCTCTGAAATTCAAAGAAATAAACGAAAAAGAGCTTATTCGCTCTATTATTTTTTTCCCTTTTATAGGTTTTTTAGAAGGAGTTTTTTGTATTTTTTTAGTGAACATCTTCAAACAAATTTTTTCATCTTCAGTTATTTCAATTATTTTACTGGTATTTTTATTTTCAGTGAGAGGAATATTTCACATTGACGGGCTTTCAGATACTTTTGATGCTCTTTTTTATAAAGGAACGGGACAGAAGGAAAAAGACCTCCAGCAAAGACTACAAATAATGAAAGACAGCGTAATAGGAGTTGCTGGAGCAGTTGCCTTAGTTTTAGATGTACTTTGTAGATTTGCTTTTGTAAAAGAACTTATTGATATTAATCAATTTTTGATATTTTTATTTATGTTTTGCTTTTCAAGATGGATAGTAATTCCATTAATGTATTATGGAAAACCTGCAAGAACTACAGGACTTGGGGTTTTGTTTATAGGGAAAATTAGTTCATGGCAAGTTATTATTTCTACTGTTTTACCTATTTTTTTGCTGGTTTATTTTACTATTGAAAAAAATTTTATTTTTTTGCCTTTAATTGCGCTTTTTCTCTTTTTTATTTCTTATATTTTGAAAAAATTTTTTGAAAGAAAGTTTAACGGAATAACAGGAGATCATCTTGGAGCAACCGTTGAAATAACAGAGATAGTTTTTCTCATTTGTTTTTTATTAGGTGAAAAATTATGGCTAAGTTATTAA
- the cobT gene encoding nicotinate-nucleotide--dimethylbenzimidazole phosphoribosyltransferase has translation MLNLKIEPLKKEFIDIAWKRLNNLTKPQGSLGRLEEIASRVVAIYEDAMPEIKKKAVLVFASDHGVTEENVSAYPKEVTAQMVFNFLRGGAGINVLARHAGADVLVVDVGVDYDFSEINGLIKKKVVKGSGNIAKGYALSRDDAIKSVDIGIELVRECYSRGYNLFATGEMGIGNTTVSSAVVSVLTNSDVEEVTGRGTGIDETTFKRKVEVIKRAIEINKPDASDPIDVLAKVGGPEIGAIAGVVLGCASLRVPVIVDGFISTAGALIAYCINPLVKDYIFASHNSVEKGHKKALDFMGLKPLLDLNLRLGEGTGATLAMTVIEASLKIYREMSTFEEAGVSKNDK, from the coding sequence ATGTTAAATCTTAAAATAGAGCCATTAAAAAAAGAATTTATTGATATTGCGTGGAAAAGGTTAAATAATCTAACAAAACCTCAGGGAAGTCTTGGAAGGCTTGAGGAAATTGCATCGCGGGTTGTTGCTATCTATGAAGATGCTATGCCTGAAATAAAGAAAAAAGCTGTGCTTGTTTTTGCTTCTGACCATGGAGTCACAGAAGAGAATGTATCCGCCTATCCAAAGGAAGTTACTGCTCAGATGGTCTTTAATTTTTTAAGAGGTGGAGCAGGAATAAATGTTTTAGCAAGGCATGCAGGAGCAGATGTTTTAGTTGTTGATGTTGGTGTTGATTATGATTTTAGTGAGATTAATGGATTAATCAAAAAAAAAGTTGTAAAAGGTTCAGGAAATATTGCAAAAGGCTATGCACTTAGTCGTGATGATGCAATAAAATCTGTAGACATCGGAATTGAATTAGTGAGAGAATGCTATTCCAGAGGCTATAATCTCTTTGCCACAGGAGAGATGGGAATTGGGAATACAACTGTTTCATCTGCTGTTGTAAGCGTTCTTACAAATTCAGATGTTGAAGAAGTCACAGGTAGAGGAACAGGGATAGATGAAACGACTTTTAAAAGAAAAGTTGAAGTAATCAAAAGAGCAATTGAAATAAATAAACCTGATGCATCAGATCCCATTGATGTTTTAGCAAAGGTTGGAGGTCCTGAGATAGGTGCAATAGCAGGGGTTGTTTTAGGTTGTGCATCGTTGAGAGTTCCAGTTATAGTTGATGGTTTTATTTCTACTGCAGGAGCTCTGATTGCTTATTGCATAAATCCACTTGTTAAAGATTATATTTTTGCTTCCCATAATTCTGTTGAAAAAGGACATAAAAAAGCTCTTGATTTTATGGGACTTAAGCCTTTGCTTGATCTAAATCTCAGGCTCGGGGAGGGAACTGGCGCAACTCTTGCAATGACAGTTATTGAAGCAAGCCTTAAAATTTATCGTGAAATGTCAACTTTTGAGGAAGCGGGTGTATCTAAAAATGATAAATAG
- a CDS encoding diphthine--ammonia ligase, whose amino-acid sequence MDILKAFISWSGGKESSLACYRAMTKGGQVVCLVNMLSEDGIYSRSHGIGSELLRLQAEAIGIPIIQRKTTWESYEKEFKNTILQLKKEDIKAGVFGDIDLQEHRDWVERVCRETGIKAILPLWNEAREKLLKEFIDLGFKAIVCSTNSEFLGKEWLGRQIDDDFIKDLKNLGNIDICGEKGEYHTFVYDGPIFKKAVKFRIVDRVIKDGKWFLKIERE is encoded by the coding sequence ATGGATATTTTAAAGGCTTTTATCTCATGGAGTGGAGGGAAGGAAAGCTCGTTAGCCTGTTATAGAGCAATGACAAAGGGTGGGCAAGTTGTTTGTCTTGTCAATATGCTTTCAGAAGATGGGATTTATTCACGATCTCACGGGATAGGTTCAGAATTACTGAGATTACAGGCTGAAGCAATTGGAATCCCTATTATTCAAAGAAAAACCACATGGGAAAGCTATGAAAAAGAGTTTAAGAATACTATCTTGCAACTGAAAAAAGAAGATATTAAGGCAGGCGTATTTGGAGATATTGATCTTCAGGAGCACAGAGACTGGGTTGAGAGGGTATGCAGAGAGACAGGAATAAAAGCAATATTGCCATTATGGAATGAAGCAAGAGAAAAACTTCTCAAAGAATTTATTGATTTAGGTTTTAAAGCTATAGTCTGTTCAACAAATTCTGAATTTTTGGGTAAGGAATGGTTGGGTAGGCAGATAGATGATGATTTCATTAAAGATTTAAAAAACTTAGGTAACATAGATATCTGTGGTGAAAAAGGTGAGTATCATACCTTTGTCTATGATGGTCCTATTTTTAAGAAAGCAGTTAAGTTTCGTATAGTTGATAGGGTTATTAAGGATGGAAAATGGTTTCTCAAGATTGAAAGGGAGTAA
- a CDS encoding TonB-dependent receptor encodes MVFFILFFCLIFLVNSALAEESQLEEIIVTATRVEEPKKDVPYSIQVITQEDIKNSTAKNAGDLIVESSIGHVHKYPGLSTSSIGLRGFRTDLFDDLKSRVLILINGNRAGTVNLATIPVDDIERIEIVKGPASVLYGSSAMGGVINIITKQGKQEGIYGSIGSEAGSWKYWKTKGDLNGKKGVFDFYVSANRSSMDEYSTRDYGKIKNTGYNDETVSARFGYSFFDKQYISFGFQHWMGWDIGSPGARYSPDLDDYKDIERNRFDLEYKTETFKGGYYFTKISDEDHEGSTGNSELTLKKTTTQGLSLQKIFSMNEQRIIIGAQWDRIEVKSSRSTGAPYNPNSEYDSYGLFSEGRLSLFNKKLLVNAGVRYDYFEDKILPTEGITSLKPRKENLDHVTVRGGIIYKLTDNLSIKSNAGTAFRAPAPDELATDYVSSWGTRYIGNSDLKPEKSKSYDVGVACTKDLFKSELTFFHSIFKDKILSYYDSTLKAQTFKNVEGAIIQGIEGNFSYDIGLFVGLNFSLEPFLNFTYHTRYSSKDESEIQKYGKTLQYIPKSTAAFGIKAGKDKWDLRLIANYAGDEKVVDWNPSSSNYGKVITKNDFTVVNLKGSYRPLKNCELTISIENLFDKGYEYVLYYPMPRRTIIGGLKWIF; translated from the coding sequence ATGGTTTTCTTTATTCTATTTTTCTGTCTTATATTTCTTGTCAATTCAGCCTTAGCAGAAGAATCCCAACTTGAAGAAATCATTGTAACAGCAACAAGAGTTGAAGAACCGAAAAAAGATGTACCTTATTCTATTCAGGTTATAACCCAGGAAGATATTAAAAATTCCACCGCTAAAAATGCAGGGGATTTAATTGTGGAATCATCAATTGGTCATGTTCACAAATATCCCGGATTATCTACAAGCAGTATTGGATTGAGAGGATTTAGAACGGACCTTTTTGATGACCTTAAAAGCAGAGTTCTAATACTTATAAATGGGAACAGAGCTGGAACAGTAAATCTTGCAACAATTCCTGTGGATGATATTGAGCGAATTGAAATTGTCAAAGGACCAGCTTCAGTGCTTTATGGTTCTTCAGCAATGGGTGGTGTAATAAACATAATTACAAAGCAGGGGAAACAAGAGGGTATATATGGTTCAATTGGAAGTGAAGCAGGTTCATGGAAATACTGGAAAACAAAAGGTGACTTGAATGGTAAAAAAGGTGTGTTTGATTTTTATGTTTCAGCCAACAGGTCTTCAATGGATGAATATTCTACCAGAGATTATGGAAAAATAAAAAACACAGGATATAATGATGAAACTGTGTCAGCTCGTTTTGGATACAGTTTTTTTGATAAGCAATATATATCTTTCGGATTTCAACACTGGATGGGATGGGATATTGGTTCTCCCGGAGCAAGATACTCACCAGATCTTGATGATTACAAAGATATTGAAAGAAATAGATTTGATCTGGAGTATAAAACAGAGACTTTTAAAGGAGGATATTATTTCACGAAAATAAGTGATGAAGACCATGAAGGAAGTACAGGGAATTCGGAACTTACATTGAAAAAAACAACTACACAGGGTTTAAGCCTTCAGAAAATATTTTCAATGAATGAACAAAGAATTATTATTGGAGCGCAATGGGATAGGATAGAGGTTAAAAGCTCAAGAAGCACAGGTGCTCCTTATAATCCAAACTCGGAGTATGATAGTTATGGTTTGTTTTCTGAAGGAAGATTAAGTTTATTCAATAAAAAACTTTTAGTAAATGCGGGGGTTCGCTATGACTATTTTGAAGATAAAATACTGCCTACAGAGGGTATCACAAGCTTAAAGCCAAGAAAGGAGAATCTTGACCATGTCACTGTAAGAGGAGGCATTATATACAAACTTACAGATAATCTTTCCATAAAGAGCAATGCTGGAACTGCATTCAGAGCTCCTGCTCCTGATGAGCTTGCAACTGATTATGTTTCTTCATGGGGAACCCGTTACATAGGAAATTCAGATTTAAAACCGGAAAAAAGTAAATCATATGATGTAGGAGTTGCATGTACAAAGGATTTATTCAAGAGTGAACTTACATTTTTTCACTCAATATTCAAAGATAAAATCTTGAGTTATTACGATAGCACCCTTAAAGCTCAGACTTTTAAAAATGTTGAAGGAGCTATAATTCAGGGTATAGAAGGAAATTTTTCATATGATATTGGGTTATTTGTTGGTTTAAATTTTTCTCTTGAACCTTTTTTAAACTTTACCTATCATACAAGATATTCAAGTAAAGATGAAAGTGAGATACAAAAGTATGGAAAAACTCTTCAATATATTCCAAAGTCCACTGCTGCTTTTGGAATAAAAGCAGGAAAAGATAAATGGGATTTAAGATTGATTGCAAATTATGCTGGAGATGAAAAAGTTGTTGACTGGAATCCTTCGTCTTCAAACTATGGGAAGGTGATTACTAAAAATGATTTTACTGTTGTAAACCTCAAAGGTTCATACAGACCATTAAAAAATTGTGAACTGACAATATCCATAGAAAATTTATTTGATAAAGGGTATGAGTATGTTCTGTATTATCCAATGCCAAGAAGAACAATCATAGGAGGACTTAAATGGATATTTTAA
- a CDS encoding nucleotidyltransferase family protein gives MSKKVKTLKEIRTILENLKPELVKKYKIKEIGVFGSWVRGEQKKNSDIDILVEFEENAGISLFDFIEIEDYLRKKVGIKVDLVEKKALKPYIGKNILREVIYL, from the coding sequence ATGAGCAAAAAAGTTAAAACATTAAAAGAAATTAGGACAATCTTAGAAAACCTTAAACCTGAATTAGTAAAAAAGTACAAAATTAAAGAGATTGGAGTGTTTGGTTCTTGGGTTCGCGGAGAACAAAAGAAAAATAGCGATATTGATATTCTTGTTGAGTTTGAGGAAAATGCAGGAATTAGCCTTTTTGACTTTATTGAAATAGAGGATTATTTAAGAAAAAAAGTGGGCATAAAAGTGGATTTGGTTGAAAAAAAAGCATTAAAACCTTATATAGGTAAGAATATATTAAGGGAAGTAATCTATTTATGA
- a CDS encoding DUF86 domain-containing protein: MKREIKDYLNDIVDAMDKSITFISEMNYEEFVKDTKTVYAVIRALEIIGEAVKKIPGNIRKKYSQIPWQKMAGMRDKLIHEYFGVIYERVWETVKRDIPQVKPLIEEILDIMKKNK, from the coding sequence ATGAAAAGAGAGATAAAAGATTATTTGAATGACATTGTGGACGCAATGGACAAGTCAATAACCTTCATATCTGAAATGAATTATGAGGAATTTGTCAAAGATACAAAAACTGTTTATGCGGTTATCAGGGCTCTTGAGATAATAGGCGAGGCTGTTAAAAAAATCCCTGGAAATATAAGAAAAAAATATTCTCAAATTCCATGGCAAAAAATGGCTGGGATGAGAGATAAACTAATTCATGAATATTTTGGTGTGATTTATGAAAGAGTCTGGGAAACAGTTAAAAGAGACATTCCTCAAGTAAAACCTTTAATTGAAGAAATTTTAGATATTATGAAGAAAAATAAATAG
- a CDS encoding DUF2283 domain-containing protein produces the protein MGKVVVYYNKDSDTLDIWFGNHEDEVICEEAGEKIIFKKDKEGKVIGIEKLYVSKTLCISKSISVEVVVA, from the coding sequence ATGGGCAAAGTAGTAGTGTACTACAACAAAGATTCAGATACACTTGACATCTGGTTTGGAAATCATGAAGATGAGGTAATCTGCGAAGAAGCAGGAGAAAAAATAATTTTTAAGAAAGATAAAGAAGGAAAAGTAATCGGTATTGAAAAACTCTATGTTAGTAAAACTCTATGCATCAGTAAATCAATTTCTGTTGAGGTAGTGGTAGCCTAA
- the radC gene encoding RadC family protein produces MKKIKSIPNFDRPREKMEKKGAKALSDLELLAVLLGSGIKGKDVFEVARDILKLTQEDFNNLNLDNLKNIEGVGLAKACQIMAAIEFSKRFLLKEGIKIKNVDDVLKITEELKDKKQEYFLSLTLDGASNLIQKRTVFIGTLNHSIVHPREIFADAISDRAAGIIFVHNHPSGDSEPSKQDIEITKRLVEIGKMLGIEVIDHIIISKNGYYSFQAEGMLKKE; encoded by the coding sequence ATGAAAAAGATTAAATCTATACCAAATTTTGATAGACCGCGTGAAAAGATGGAAAAGAAAGGTGCGAAGGCATTATCTGATCTTGAATTACTGGCTGTCTTGCTTGGGAGTGGAATAAAAGGCAAGGATGTCTTTGAAGTAGCAAGGGATATTTTAAAGTTGACTCAGGAAGACTTCAATAACTTGAATTTAGATAATCTGAAAAATATAGAAGGTGTTGGACTTGCAAAGGCATGTCAGATTATGGCAGCCATAGAATTTTCAAAGAGATTTCTGCTAAAAGAGGGAATAAAGATTAAAAATGTTGATGATGTCCTTAAAATAACTGAAGAATTAAAGGATAAAAAGCAGGAGTATTTCCTCAGTCTTACTTTAGATGGTGCATCTAATCTAATACAGAAAAGGACTGTTTTTATAGGCACATTAAACCATAGTATTGTTCACCCAAGAGAGATATTTGCTGATGCTATAAGCGACAGGGCTGCAGGGATTATATTTGTTCATAATCATCCCTCTGGTGACTCTGAGCCAAGCAAACAGGATATTGAAATAACAAAGAGATTGGTTGAAATCGGTAAAATGTTAGGAATAGAAGTAATTGACCATATTATAATTAGTAAGAATGGTTACTACAGTTTTCAGGCTGAGGGGATGTTAAAAAAGGAATGA
- a CDS encoding type II toxin-antitoxin system VapC family toxin: protein MHKIYLDTNVYNRPFDDQAQVRIRLETIAIFSILQSIKNREYSLLWSFMIDYENSLNPHNDIREEIEMLFFLAEEFISPDDFIFNKAKEFEATGIKPRDAIHLACALKGGANYFLTCDDKLIKKTSELKINLRVINPLKFIEEMEVK, encoded by the coding sequence ATGCACAAAATTTATCTTGATACCAACGTTTATAATCGTCCTTTTGATGATCAAGCACAAGTAAGAATTAGACTGGAAACGATAGCTATCTTTTCTATATTACAGAGTATCAAAAATAGAGAATATTCTCTTTTGTGGTCTTTTATGATTGACTATGAAAATAGTTTGAATCCTCATAATGATATTAGAGAAGAAATAGAAATGCTTTTTTTTCTTGCTGAAGAATTTATTTCACCAGATGATTTTATTTTTAATAAGGCAAAGGAATTTGAAGCTACTGGTATAAAACCAAGAGATGCTATTCATCTTGCCTGTGCATTGAAAGGTGGAGCTAACTATTTTTTGACTTGTGATGATAAACTAATAAAGAAGACATCTGAACTCAAAATAAATCTTAGGGTAATAAACCCTTTAAAATTTATTGAAGAGATGGAGGTGAAATAA
- a CDS encoding site-specific DNA-methyltransferase → MPNLTDYDIQFLIEKLQKGEPIPEDYKYKLFPIKQKEYELVYAGKMRKEDVLANEDGVFPVPLQVEKVFNSDEHPAGDKEWRNMIVFGDNLQFLKTVYENKDPLIKDRVKGKVKLIYIDPPFGTGDEYDANRGQKAYSARAKGAEFVEFLRRRLILAREILADDGSIFVRQDYHFGHYVKVIMDEVFGKENFLNEIIVARITKKGFGANRYPTANDYLFWYSKTSDYFFKPYRKPLNSKKEKWHSMDSMSGGRKTGEPRFILGEMRYPPKGRVWTFSQERIFEMEKEGLIKLNSKGRPIYKVLTQEGEPLDSNWTDIPGYSFTTDYPTENSEQLLERIIKSTTQPNDLVLDFFAGSGTTAAVAEKLGRRWIVCDIGKLAFYTMQKRILTIQDSKDLENPKKKYGKKARSFITVNTGLYDLKKVFELKKDDYIKFVMNLFEVEPIEKKIAGIKIDGQKKDGYYVLIYPYWQFKDAAVDEEYIEDLHSHIGKRIGGRLYIIAPANYVDFISDYHEIEKTRYYFLKVPYQIIKELHKVQFKKFRQPQSKRNVNDLDDAIGFHFIRQPDVESKVIKKNGKLEINITKFLSNYLEEETGNELKNFESLAMVLIDKDYNDKEFVMDEFYFAEDLLSEKKEDETEDEIKEELSHQEKIVIPLNKDECGDTIMVIYIDIYGNEFKEVFQLRE, encoded by the coding sequence ATGCCAAATTTGACAGATTATGACATTCAATTTCTCATAGAAAAACTCCAAAAAGGTGAACCGATACCTGAAGATTATAAGTATAAGCTTTTTCCTATAAAGCAAAAGGAATATGAGCTTGTATATGCTGGCAAGATGCGGAAGGAAGATGTTCTTGCTAATGAGGATGGTGTTTTCCCAGTTCCATTGCAGGTTGAAAAGGTCTTCAATAGTGATGAGCATCCAGCAGGTGATAAAGAATGGCGTAATATGATAGTTTTTGGTGATAATCTTCAATTCTTAAAAACCGTCTACGAAAATAAAGATCCTCTGATTAAGGATAGGGTAAAAGGTAAGGTAAAGCTTATTTATATTGACCCACCTTTTGGGACAGGTGATGAATATGATGCAAATAGAGGGCAGAAGGCATACAGTGCGAGGGCAAAAGGCGCTGAGTTTGTGGAGTTTCTTCGAAGACGCTTAATACTTGCAAGAGAGATATTGGCAGATGATGGAAGCATATTTGTTAGGCAGGATTATCACTTTGGGCATTATGTGAAAGTGATAATGGATGAGGTTTTTGGTAAGGAAAACTTTCTTAATGAAATTATTGTAGCAAGAATTACAAAAAAAGGATTTGGAGCTAATAGATATCCAACCGCAAATGATTATCTGTTTTGGTATTCTAAAACATCCGATTATTTCTTCAAACCTTATAGAAAACCACTAAATTCTAAAAAAGAAAAATGGCATTCTATGGACTCAATGTCAGGAGGTAGAAAGACTGGGGAACCCCGATTTATATTAGGTGAGATGCGATATCCTCCCAAGGGACGCGTTTGGACTTTTAGTCAAGAACGAATATTTGAAATGGAAAAAGAAGGGTTAATAAAATTGAATTCGAAAGGGCGACCAATATATAAAGTACTTACACAAGAAGGAGAACCTTTGGATTCAAACTGGACAGACATACCTGGCTATTCTTTCACCACTGATTACCCCACTGAAAACTCCGAACAACTTCTTGAAAGAATTATTAAATCAACTACCCAACCCAATGACCTCGTCCTTGATTTCTTTGCTGGTTCTGGCACAACTGCTGCTGTAGCAGAAAAACTTGGCAGGCGTTGGATTGTCTGTGATATTGGGAAGCTCGCCTTTTACACTATGCAGAAAAGGATTCTTACTATTCAGGATAGCAAAGATTTAGAGAATCCAAAGAAGAAGTACGGGAAGAAGGCAAGGAGTTTTATAACTGTCAACACAGGACTTTATGATCTCAAAAAAGTCTTTGAACTTAAAAAAGATGATTATATTAAATTTGTTATGAATCTCTTTGAGGTTGAGCCCATAGAGAAAAAAATCGCTGGTATTAAGATAGATGGTCAAAAAAAGGATGGTTATTATGTCCTAATATATCCCTACTGGCAGTTCAAGGATGCAGCAGTGGATGAAGAGTACATTGAAGATCTCCATTCACATATTGGCAAAAGGATTGGTGGTAGGCTTTATATCATAGCGCCTGCAAATTACGTGGACTTTATAAGTGATTATCATGAGATAGAAAAGACAAGATATTACTTTCTTAAGGTGCCTTATCAAATTATAAAGGAACTTCATAAGGTGCAGTTTAAGAAATTCAGACAACCTCAGAGTAAAAGAAATGTCAATGACCTTGATGATGCTATTGGTTTTCATTTTATTAGACAGCCAGATGTTGAATCAAAAGTAATAAAGAAAAATGGCAAACTTGAAATCAACATAACCAAATTCTTATCAAACTATCTTGAAGAAGAAACAGGAAATGAGTTGAAAAACTTTGAATCTCTTGCTATGGTGCTTATTGATAAAGATTATAATGACAAAGAATTTGTAATGGATGAGTTTTATTTTGCTGAAGATCTCCTATCAGAAAAAAAAGAGGATGAGACAGAAGATGAAATAAAAGAAGAGTTATCACATCAGGAAAAAATAGTCATTCCACTAAATAAAGATGAGTGCGGTGACACGATTATGGTCATCTATATTGACATCTACGGTAATGAATTTAAAGAAGTATTTCAACTGAGGGAATAA